A genomic window from Sulfurovum riftiae includes:
- a CDS encoding diguanylate cyclase, which translates to MHKSENALKHISEKTMLRLANDDIVLPSKYLETFMEEQKRLDTGRNEGEEHTKVIRALEEMEYRLFGVDAESTSRMNGLISDVRSLQRYLFSDDLTKARNRLWLFKHKLHEDGTFSDSGFIVSSRVIGHIAVVKEYGPDVGDVLLRQIYDHMAGYMKEHHLEHEIVRYRDDSFLLFIAGKERSQVQVDEEMLNLHKGMEGYTFRHRNRVFNFTFLFAVMQYLKHEPFSLVIDQLDEKLFEKGL; encoded by the coding sequence GTGAAAATGCACTGAAACATATTTCAGAGAAAACCATGCTCAGGCTTGCCAACGACGATATCGTCCTGCCTTCGAAGTATCTGGAGACGTTCATGGAGGAGCAAAAGCGTCTTGATACCGGTAGGAATGAAGGAGAGGAACATACGAAGGTGATCCGTGCACTTGAAGAGATGGAGTATCGTCTTTTTGGAGTCGATGCGGAGAGCACTTCCCGTATGAACGGTCTTATTTCGGATGTACGTTCACTCCAGCGCTATCTCTTCTCGGACGATCTGACAAAAGCCAGGAACAGACTGTGGCTCTTCAAACACAAACTGCATGAAGACGGGACCTTCAGTGATTCGGGATTCATCGTCAGCAGCAGGGTCATCGGTCATATCGCCGTTGTAAAAGAGTACGGTCCTGATGTGGGAGATGTTCTTTTGAGACAGATCTATGACCATATGGCAGGATACATGAAAGAGCATCATTTGGAGCATGAGATCGTACGATACAGAGATGACAGCTTCCTTCTTTTCATAGCTGGAAAGGAGAGATCGCAGGTACAGGTAGATGAGGAGATGCTCAACCTGCATAAAGGTATGGAGGGATACACATTCAGACACAGGAACAGGGTTTTCAACTTCACGTTCCTCTTCGCCGTCATGCAATACCTGAAGCATGAACCGTTCAGCCTGGTGATCGATCAGCTGGATGAGAAACTGTTTGAAAAAGGCCTCTAA
- a CDS encoding mandelate racemase/muconate lactonizing enzyme family protein, giving the protein MKISNIHTTLLHAPLKNPFITSLRRVDALEDLVVIIECDDGSVGYGEGAPTPVITGETIGSMKAAIELIKPFLIGREIDDFDTLLHHVHSHIVKNTTAKSALEIALYDLKAKSLSQPLYRMLGGTKKSFETDITISMGEIDKMIADCRDAVALGYRTLKIKIGDGPQKDIERIIAIDAALGKDIALRLDANQGWSAKQSVALLQGIEKQGIIAEFIEQPVAADDIEGLKYIKERVETPLLADESIFSLKDARRLLEMEAIDYVNIKLAKTAGISQAVALADLSAEYGVKCMIGCMLEGPVSVTAGVHVASAKADIITMLDLDAVSLLASHPVETSVRYEESRILLSDDIGLGISGIESL; this is encoded by the coding sequence GTGAAGATAAGCAATATCCATACCACGCTGCTGCATGCACCGCTTAAAAACCCGTTCATTACTTCTTTGCGGAGGGTCGATGCACTTGAAGACCTTGTGGTCATCATTGAATGTGACGATGGCTCCGTAGGCTATGGAGAAGGTGCACCTACACCTGTCATTACCGGTGAGACCATAGGTTCCATGAAGGCCGCCATAGAACTCATAAAACCCTTTCTGATCGGCCGTGAAATCGATGACTTCGATACCCTGCTCCACCATGTACATTCCCATATTGTCAAAAACACTACGGCAAAATCCGCATTGGAGATCGCCCTGTACGACCTGAAGGCAAAGTCCCTCTCCCAACCGCTCTACCGGATGCTTGGCGGGACCAAAAAGAGTTTCGAGACCGACATTACCATCAGTATGGGAGAGATAGACAAGATGATAGCCGACTGCCGGGATGCCGTGGCACTGGGATACCGCACACTCAAGATCAAGATAGGGGACGGTCCGCAAAAAGACATCGAACGCATCATTGCTATTGACGCGGCATTGGGGAAGGACATCGCACTGCGGCTCGATGCCAATCAGGGATGGAGCGCCAAGCAGAGTGTGGCATTGCTGCAGGGCATCGAAAAACAGGGGATTATCGCCGAATTCATAGAACAGCCTGTGGCCGCTGATGACATCGAGGGACTGAAGTACATCAAAGAGAGGGTCGAGACCCCACTGCTTGCGGATGAGTCGATCTTCTCGCTCAAAGATGCCAGGCGCCTTCTTGAAATGGAGGCCATAGACTATGTGAACATCAAACTGGCCAAAACAGCCGGTATCTCGCAGGCAGTCGCACTGGCAGACCTTTCTGCGGAATATGGCGTCAAATGTATGATAGGCTGTATGCTCGAAGGGCCTGTCTCTGTGACGGCAGGGGTACATGTTGCTTCCGCCAAAGCCGACATCATCACCATGCTCGACCTGGATGCCGTCAGCCTTCTGGCTTCCCATCCGGTCGAAACATCGGTACGTTATGAGGAGAGCCGTATTCTCCTTTCGGATGATATCGGTCTGGGTATTTCCGGCATCGAAAGTCTCTAA